DNA sequence from the Paenibacillus physcomitrellae genome:
TTCGGCAAGCTTTTCTACCTTAATACCGGCGTCTTCCAAGGCTTGAATGGAATATTTCGTGCGCAGCTCGGCATCCTGGTGTCCCGGTTCGCCTTTCAGCATGACGTACTGCAAAACGCCGTCGCCGTTCTTATCGGCTTCCGGATGAGCTTTCCAGTAATCGGCTACGATTTGCCCGGACAACGTGCCGGATTCTTCCGCTTTAGCGCCTACATAATAGACTTTATCCCATTTCTTCATATCTTCCGGCATCGGCTCGCGGTTGAGGAACACGACCGGCACGTCTTTCGCTTTCGCTTTGTCGATAATGACACCGGCTGCCGTACGGTCTACCGGGTTGACGACCAGCGCCTTATCTTTTTTGGTGAGGAATTGATCGACCTTGTCGTTCTGCGTGGCCTGCGAGTTTTGGCTGTCTACGATGTCCACTTTGGCAATGCCTTTGGCGGAATCTTCAATTGCGTTGCGGACACCTGTCATGAAGGTATCGTCAAACTTGTAAATTGCAACGCCGACTTTCGGTTCGGAGCTGGAGCCGCTGCTGCTTGAATTACCGCAGCCTGCAAGCGCTCCGCCGAGCAAGGTTGCTGCCGCCAATACGCTAACCATCTTTTTCATAAATTGACCTCCTGATAAATAACGAATGTTTACCCCCGCATCCGTCTATTGGATACGCTTTCATTATGCGGTTTAAGACTTATTTTGCGAATTAAAAATTCTGAGATGTTTTATTAAAATTCTAATGAAGTATGACAAAAGGACGTTTTGAGGCAGAAAAAAAACGGCGAACCTTTTACGGCCCGCCGCAACAAAGAGGATGCAGATCAAACAAGCCTATGTCTATTTTACAAATGGGAACAAGAGCTTCTGATTCTCCGGCCAAAGCATATTCTCCAGGTCTATGACCTTAGTCCCAGTATCGTATCTTTCGTCCACGTTTTCCCCACGCGCAGCCTTCAAAGCAGAAACGACTGCCAAATATCCGTTGCTGAACGGATTCTGTACCACCATAGCCTGAACCTTCTTCTCTTGAAGCAGCTCCAGCATCTCTGGCGGATTATCAAACGTGATCAGCTTAAGGCTGCGGTCCAAACCCGATTCGGCTAACGCTTTGCCTACACCGATAGAAGCCTCCGCATTCATGGCCACGATTCCATCCAAATCCGGAAATTTCTTCAGCATCTCCTTCGTTAATTGATAAGCCAGCGCTTCGTCAGAGCCGCAGTAGACGGTATCTACGATATGAACGCCGGAAAACCGGGCGGCATAATCCGTAAACCCTTCTTCGCGTTGATCAGCATTTCTTGCCCCTTGGACAAAATTGACGATGCCGATTTCAGCCGACGTACCGGTCAGCTGAATAAGCCGCTCCGCCGCCTTTTGCCCCGCCTCATAATTATTAGCGCCGATATAGGATTTCACCTTGGTCGAAGCGACCTCGGAGTCCATGGCGATGACGGGAATTCCCGCGTAAGACGCCCGGTCCGTCACCTGAGCAAGGGCCATATAATCGGTAGCCGACAAAATAATCGCGTCCGGTTTCTCTTTGATCGATTGTTCCATCAGGCGGATTTGACCTGCAATATCGTTTTCGTTCTCGGGCGCACTGAACTTGAAATTCACATTATATTCCTTGGCCGCCACTTCAGCTCCCATCCGAACTGTATTCCAATAGTCCCCGTGATCCATTTTGACGATCAAATCAATGACCGGTTTCCTGCCTTCTTCCCCCAACTCGCGGTTTGCAGAGGAACAACCGGCTGTAACGAGCAGCAGGCAGGCTGCAGCCGTCAGTAAAATATTTTTGTGTAAACTCACCGCTTATCCCTCCGATTGGCCTTCAAGCTTAACGGCCGGCAGCGTTATGGTGACTGTAGTCCCTTCCTCCAGCTCGCTTTCGTAGGAAAGACCATAGTCGGGCCCGTAATACAGCCGGATTCTTTCGTGCACGTTGTGCACACCGACTCCCGAACCGCTTCCTTTCACCCTTTTCTCCCCGTTCAAAATGCCCTTCAGCACCTCTTCCGTCATTCCGATTCCGTTATCCTGCAAAGTAATCACCAGCCGATCGTCCACAACCTCGGCGCGAATATGGATATGGCCGGTTTCGGCAAGCACCTCGATGCCATGGTAGACGGCATTTTCGGCAAGCGGCTGTAAGATCAGCTTCAGACATGAGCAGGCCAAAGCCTCCTCGCTGGCTTCAATCTCAAACTCAAATTTATTCTTGAAACGAATCTTCTGGATGACCAGATAATGTCTGACATGCTCCAGTTCATCGCGCAGCGGGATGATGTTGTTGCCCTGGCTCAAGCTGATGCGGAAAAATTTCGACAGCGACGTAATGGTTGTCACCACCTCATCGCTCCGGCCCATTTCAGCCAGACGGGTCATGGCATTCAGCGTATTGTACAGAAAATGCGGATTGATCTGCGCCTGCAGCGCGTCCAGCTCGCTCTTGCGTTTCGCCTCCTGCTCATGGATGATCTGATCCATCAGTTCGCGGATCCGCCGAAGCATCAAATTAAACCGCTTGAACAGCTGCTCAACCTCATAAGGGCCGCTTACCGGCACCAGCGTGCGGAAATCGCCGCTTTCAATCCGCTTCACGGATCGTTCCAGCTTGCGGATCGGCTGGGCGATTTTATATGACACCACGACCGAAATCAGCAGCACCAGGGCGATGGCGATGATCAGAAACCGGAAAATAAACGTACTCAGATCTTTTTTCGTAGTCATAATTTCATCGGCATAAGAGACGCCGACCACCCGCCAGCCGGTCGGGTTTACGGTCTTGATCGTAATGATCCGCTTCTCGCCCGTCGATTCATCCTCATAGGAACCGTAAGCATAATTAAGCACAGGCTCCAGATTCTCATACTTCAGCCCGGCGTAAATGAGCTGCTGCTGCGGATGATAGACGATGTTCCCCTGCGGGTCGATGATGTAGATATAACCTTTCTTGCCCAGGCTGATCCGGTGACTGAGCTCGTCGATCGTCCGGAAGTTCACATCGAGCACCAGTACACCCGGCTTCATTTGGCCATGATCGTTATAAACAATTTGTTTGCTCAACGAGACGACCCAGCGGTACTGCCATTTGAACAGGTTTTGAATATGAGGCGGTGAGAACTGCAGGGTACCGGGATTCTTCTGAGCCGTCACAAACCAGCTTTGTTCCTGAAGTTCGGTATTCGGACGGAGGCCAACCGCCGGCACATTCAGCACCAGAGAGCCATCCGGTTTAAACAAAGCGGCGGATACCAGATCAGCCCTCGTCTCCAGAATCGTGGCCAGCTGGTTTCGCGTCAGCGAATCGTCCAGTGAAGCCGATTCGTCAATCTTTTTCTCTAATATTTCAAAAATATCCTGGGTTCCCCCGACGTAAAGCTCCAAATTCGAGCTGACCTGCTCAATGATTTGCCCGATGTTCAGATAGGTGTTCTCCTCAGCCGATGACGAGAATTTGTTGTATAACATGAGGCTTGCAATCAATACCGAAAAGACGGTTACGAACATAATGGTTAAGGTTACGATGACCTGAATCTGTTTGATGTGCAGCCTCCGGGGAAGCGCCAGAAGCCGCTTCAGTCCGTTTCTCATGCTCTCACGCCCTCACACCGTTCCGATATTCTTTGGGCGATACGCCGAACCGTTTCTTGAAGCAGAAACTGAAGTAGTTCGGATCGCTGAAGCCAACCTTTTCAGCAATTTCAAATGCCTTCAGATCGGTCATCAGCAGCAGCTCCTGCGCCGCCTCCATCCGAATGCTCATCAAATAGCTGACAAACGTCATTTTCGTTTCCTTCTTGAAAATATTGCTGAAATAACCGGTGCTGATATGCAGATGCTGGCACAGCCGGCCAATGGACATATCTTCCTCCGAATAATGGGCTTTCACATAACCTTTGGCTTCTTCCACCAGACGCTGATAACCGGACTGCCGGTCTGCGGCAATAAAGCTTCTCAGCCTGAGGCAGATGCCGGTGAACCATTCCTTCGCATCCTCGGCAAGCGTGAAGCTGGCAATGGCCGCAAGCCCTGTGCCGCTGTCTCCAAATACCGCCTCCAGGTCAGCGTTATGTTCTTTTGCCGTTTTCACCAGCGCGGTCAGCAGCTCCAGCAGGAACAGCTGGAAGTCTCCATACGATTGTCCGGACCCGATCAGTTCAGAGAACAACTCATCCATCATTTCGAGCAGTTCACCGTCGTTTCCCAGCTTGATTTTGCGTACTAGCTGCTGCTCCAGGCTTTCATCAAACACTAAGGGACGGGGTGAGCGCCGCTCCACATCGCCAATCCAGATGACTTTATTGGTCCCCAGAATCATCCGGTAATCCAGAGCCTGCCGGGCTTCTCCATAGCTCTGCGGCATGTCGGTCAGCTGGCCGCTGGGTAAACCGGCGCCTATGGTTACCGTCAGCTTCAAATATCGTTCGACATTATGCCTGATCTCTTCAAACAGCCTCAAATTCTGGTGCATAAACCCGGCCGAAGGGTTCTCCTGTCCCTGCATGAGCAGCACGACTTCGCCGGCATGAATAAAGGCGTATCCCCGCTTGTGTTTGTCCATCGTCTCCTGGGCTATATTCAGCACGGCAAACTGCTTCAGCTCAACGTTTGGCGTATCGCGCAGCGAACCAGCCTCTGGGGCCGAATCGGTTTGATCCGTTTGAACCGGCTGATAGGTTCCCTGAAGCCTGGTCAGCATGCGGTCAAGGCTGATCACGGCCACCGCAAATTGATTGCCCTGCAGTTCCAGCTGATAGCTGCGGCATTTCTGTTCCAGCTCGTGCTGACTGATTCTTCGAGTTACAAGGCCGGCCATAAATAGATTCTGCAGCATCGGCAGATTCTGCCGGTAATGCTCTCTGAGCGCCTGCACGTTCTCACGCTGCTCCAGTTCAAGGTCTATACTCTGCTTAACCTTCATAATGACCTGCTCCAGATCCTTCGATGAGAAAGGCTTTAACACATATTCATCGATTTGAAGTTTGATCGCTTTCTGCGCATATTCAAACTCCTCAAAGCCGGTCAAAATAATAATCCGAGTCGAAGGGGAGAAATCCCTGATCCACTCCGCCAGCTGCAAGCCGTTCATGAACGGCATCTGAATATCTGTAACTACGACATCCGGCCTGGATTTCTCGATCAATTCAGCGGCTTCCTTGCCGTTCTCAGCTATTTCCACAGAATCAAACCCCAGGGCAGCCCAATCGATCTGATCCAGAAGTCCCTCTCGCACATCCGTTTCATCGTCCGCAAGAATCAATTTGTACATACTTGGCTATCCGCCTTTCTTGTAAAATGCCGTTGATGGGACAGCTTATTAAAATGCAAACGCTTACCATTATACCATTCCCGATGATAGCTTATGTTCGAAGAAATGTAAACCTGTCAAAAACATGCTATTTA
Encoded proteins:
- a CDS encoding galactose ABC transporter substrate-binding protein, with the translated sequence MKKMVSVLAAATLLGGALAGCGNSSSSGSSSEPKVGVAIYKFDDTFMTGVRNAIEDSAKGIAKVDIVDSQNSQATQNDKVDQFLTKKDKALVVNPVDRTAAGVIIDKAKAKDVPVVFLNREPMPEDMKKWDKVYYVGAKAEESGTLSGQIVADYWKAHPEADKNGDGVLQYVMLKGEPGHQDAELRTKYSIQALEDAGIKVEKLAEDTAMWDRVKGQDKMAAFLGSNGDKIEAVFANNDDMALGAIEALKAAGYFKGDKYMPVVGVDATAPAVQALQEGTLLGTVLNDAKNQGKAAITLASLLAQGKEITKDSVGFDITDNQYIWIPYKKITKDNIDDAK
- a CDS encoding response regulator, which encodes MYKLILADDETDVREGLLDQIDWAALGFDSVEIAENGKEAAELIEKSRPDVVVTDIQMPFMNGLQLAEWIRDFSPSTRIIILTGFEEFEYAQKAIKLQIDEYVLKPFSSKDLEQVIMKVKQSIDLELEQRENVQALREHYRQNLPMLQNLFMAGLVTRRISQHELEQKCRSYQLELQGNQFAVAVISLDRMLTRLQGTYQPVQTDQTDSAPEAGSLRDTPNVELKQFAVLNIAQETMDKHKRGYAFIHAGEVVLLMQGQENPSAGFMHQNLRLFEEIRHNVERYLKLTVTIGAGLPSGQLTDMPQSYGEARQALDYRMILGTNKVIWIGDVERRSPRPLVFDESLEQQLVRKIKLGNDGELLEMMDELFSELIGSGQSYGDFQLFLLELLTALVKTAKEHNADLEAVFGDSGTGLAAIASFTLAEDAKEWFTGICLRLRSFIAADRQSGYQRLVEEAKGYVKAHYSEEDMSIGRLCQHLHISTGYFSNIFKKETKMTFVSYLMSIRMEAAQELLLMTDLKAFEIAEKVGFSDPNYFSFCFKKRFGVSPKEYRNGVRA
- a CDS encoding substrate-binding domain-containing protein, which translates into the protein MSLHKNILLTAAACLLLVTAGCSSANRELGEEGRKPVIDLIVKMDHGDYWNTVRMGAEVAAKEYNVNFKFSAPENENDIAGQIRLMEQSIKEKPDAIILSATDYMALAQVTDRASYAGIPVIAMDSEVASTKVKSYIGANNYEAGQKAAERLIQLTGTSAEIGIVNFVQGARNADQREEGFTDYAARFSGVHIVDTVYCGSDEALAYQLTKEMLKKFPDLDGIVAMNAEASIGVGKALAESGLDRSLKLITFDNPPEMLELLQEKKVQAMVVQNPFSNGYLAVVSALKAARGENVDERYDTGTKVIDLENMLWPENQKLLFPFVK
- a CDS encoding sensor histidine kinase → MRNGLKRLLALPRRLHIKQIQVIVTLTIMFVTVFSVLIASLMLYNKFSSSAEENTYLNIGQIIEQVSSNLELYVGGTQDIFEILEKKIDESASLDDSLTRNQLATILETRADLVSAALFKPDGSLVLNVPAVGLRPNTELQEQSWFVTAQKNPGTLQFSPPHIQNLFKWQYRWVVSLSKQIVYNDHGQMKPGVLVLDVNFRTIDELSHRISLGKKGYIYIIDPQGNIVYHPQQQLIYAGLKYENLEPVLNYAYGSYEDESTGEKRIITIKTVNPTGWRVVGVSYADEIMTTKKDLSTFIFRFLIIAIALVLLISVVVSYKIAQPIRKLERSVKRIESGDFRTLVPVSGPYEVEQLFKRFNLMLRRIRELMDQIIHEQEAKRKSELDALQAQINPHFLYNTLNAMTRLAEMGRSDEVVTTITSLSKFFRISLSQGNNIIPLRDELEHVRHYLVIQKIRFKNKFEFEIEASEEALACSCLKLILQPLAENAVYHGIEVLAETGHIHIRAEVVDDRLVITLQDNGIGMTEEVLKGILNGEKRVKGSGSGVGVHNVHERIRLYYGPDYGLSYESELEEGTTVTITLPAVKLEGQSEG